From Aquificota bacterium, one genomic window encodes:
- a CDS encoding DUF29 domain-containing protein has protein sequence MKAISKEELKELYDKDFPLWVEINLQLLKEKAYHLVDWENLLEEIEDMWRRELDVLVGYLAVILEHLYKLDNFQSLAEPKESQRWLKNIRNAREEIEILFDWYPSLKNKLPNEVDYAWEFAKIELLRWAWNNNIDLSKDDLPDVCPYTYEKAMTRDLNREMKG, from the coding sequence ATGAAGGCAATAAGCAAAGAAGAGTTAAAAGAGCTTTATGATAAGGACTTTCCCCTGTGGGTGGAGATAAACCTGCAGCTTCTCAAAGAAAAGGCCTACCACTTGGTAGACTGGGAAAACCTCTTAGAGGAGATAGAGGATATGTGGCGGAGAGAACTTGATGTTCTTGTGGGTTATCTTGCAGTCATTTTGGAACATCTATACAAGCTGGACAATTTTCAAAGTCTGGCAGAACCTAAAGAAAGCCAAAGGTGGTTAAAAAATATAAGAAATGCAAGGGAGGAGATAGAAATACTTTTTGATTGGTATCCAAGCCTGAAGAATAAGCTCCCCAATGAAGTAGATTATGCTTGGGAATTTGCAAAAATAGAACTTTTAAGGTGGGCATGGAATAACAACATTGATCTTTCTAAAGATGATTTACCGGATGTATGTCCTTATACCTATGAAAAGGCCATGACAAGAGATTTGAACAGAGAAATGAAAGGGTAA
- the fabZ gene encoding 3-hydroxyacyl-ACP dehydratase FabZ, which produces MLDAREIMEILPHRYPILLVDKILEMEEGKRIVGLKNVSVNEPVFQGHFPGFPLMPGVYILEAMAQVGGILMIKSLGLEIGKYAIVFAGIDEARFKRPVYPGDQLIMELEVISLKKSLSKMKGVARVDSEIVATAILYAAARELKDIKR; this is translated from the coding sequence ATGCTAGACGCAAGGGAAATAATGGAAATACTTCCACACAGGTATCCCATCCTTTTGGTGGACAAAATCCTTGAAATGGAAGAGGGCAAAAGGATAGTGGGTCTAAAGAACGTTTCCGTTAATGAACCTGTCTTCCAAGGGCACTTTCCCGGATTCCCTCTCATGCCCGGTGTTTACATCCTTGAGGCCATGGCGCAAGTAGGCGGTATTCTCATGATAAAGTCACTTGGGCTTGAGATAGGAAAGTATGCCATAGTCTTTGCCGGCATTGATGAGGCAAGGTTCAAAAGGCCAGTATATCCGGGGGACCAACTTATAATGGAGCTGGAAGTCATCTCTTTAAAGAAAAGCCTTTCAAAGATGAAGGGGGTGGCAAGGGTAGATTCTGAGATTGTGGCTACCGCCATACTCTACGCCGCTGCAAGGGAGCTAAAGGATATAAAAAGATAA